The DNA window GCGGCTTTGGCCAGGGTCAGGGGAGCGGCTATGGCCAGGGGAGTGGCTTGGGTCAGGGAAGCGGCTATGGTCAGGGGAGTGGCTTTGGCCAGGGTCAGGGTAGTGGCCAGGGGAGCGGCTTTGGCCAGGGTCAGGGTAGTGGCCAGGGGAGCGGCTTTGGTCAGGGTAGTGGCCAGGGGAGCGGCTTTGGCCAGGGTCAGGGTAGTGGCCAGGGGAGCGGCTTTGGTCAGGGTAGTGGCCAGGGGAGCGGCTTTGGCCAGGGGAGTGGCTTTGGCCATGGTCAGGGAAGCGGCTATGGTCAGGGGAGTGGCTTGGGTCAGGGAAGTGGCTATGGTCAGGGGAGTGGCTTTGGCCAGGGTCAGGGTAGCGGTCAGGGAAGCGGCTATGGTCAAGGGAGCGGCTTTGGCCAGGGGAGCGGCTTTGGCCAGGGCCAGGGGAGCGGCTTTGGCCAGGGCCAGGGGAGCGGCTTTGGCCAGGGCCAGGGGAGCGGCTTTGGCCAGGGCCAGGGGAGCGGCTTTGGCCAGGGCCAGGGGAGCGGCTTTGGCCAGGGCCAGGGGAGCGGCTTTGGCCAGGGCCAGGGGAGCGGCTTTGGCCAGGGGAGCGGCTTTGGCCAGGGGAGCGGCTATGGTCAGGGGAGCGGCCAGGGAAGTGGTTATGGCCAGGGAAGTGGCTATGGTGAGggtcagggaagcggtcagggGAGTGGCCAGGGTCAGGGAAGTGGGCAAGGAAAAGCTCAGTGAAGTGCTCATGGTCAGCGACGTGGTCAGGGAAATTGTTGTCTTTGAAACTTTCATAGGAATTTTGGATAACACCTACTGGAGATCTTTTCAATTCAGTGCTTTATTCACCTGGCATTTTCCCTTTTTGCTTAAACGGTTTAGAAAGATTGCTCTCTCccttgctaaaaataaaaattgatttgaAGAGTTGGTGTTATCATTTGTCTTTCTCATATAACTGCTTTCTGACATCAGTGCTTTGAGTTCCTCTCCCTGACAGGGGTGGTTCTAGACCACAgtaactggggggggggggctcaattttaaatttcattttaacctTTACTTGTAGTATTCATCGTCATGTTTCACCATGTGATGCAACACTGCAATCTCTAGATGTACTCTATAACATGTTCAAATGGTTTGCTCATCTGACAATATTGTAGTGTCAGGGGCACCGTGcacgggtgggggggggggggtagctctcatgcttgtcatgtgacacagcaGCCACAATACCACTGTATAACTAATGGGCTTATGTCCCTACTGGAGGAAAAAGTATCACAGAAGTGTAGTTTCCActacaaacattacattttaacccataaaattgttttctgtagtgtgttttgggacattccattaggatttattggtatAACAAGCCACCTCTAGAAGgcaaccaattaccagtagagacaaCAGGGTCCATTACAATGTCCAGTAAGGCCTatacaagtcccattataaccagtaaaacattacaatttctgtaatggtttttttttttttttttttttttttcgagcagggatttatttttattcaaaatatcccTGAAACATTGACCAAAAATGTAagaatgcattttgcaccttttaTAGattgttagttgatctataattTGCGACGGGCAAATTAGCGTAAGTGTAATCTACTAATTTTGCATAGATATGGTCataccataaaacatttttaacacaactgacattgtatttaatgtgaatttaacaaacattgaCTAATTAGcctataacactttcattgtgcATTAAGAGCTAAGAACGTTTCCCtaatcaaagaacattttcacttcagtcTAGTGAGTTCAAGcgctctcaaaaactcccatgaTGATCTCTaaagctgtttacactgaaattaatatCGTACTTACATTCGTACATCTTCACTTTGTTTCTGATGAAAGAATTTGCCAGAGGATTCAGTCAGCCAATGCGTGCGATGACtgatctgaatgcctctgattggtccTTGCATCCATAAGCTCAacagactcgtgtgtgtgtgattggttataatgcgcagtgctTTAAAAACGTGTCTCTGGCTCTGTGCCAGCCATCGAAtagcagatttgaatttagcggctggtgatgtttttcttttatgtgtttgtgtgtatatatatatatatatagtttacagGACAAACTGCCCATTTCACCCAAAATTGTTTGGTGTGATATGATTCCAAATTTAGGGGGCCAAGTGGGGCACTACCCCTGCTCCCTGACATCTTAGCCCATGTTTACACAAAATATACCACATTATGTCATGGGGACTCAAATGACACACGCTGTTTTCCGCACCTTCTGCAAACTCTTTGTATTGTTTGTGTTCTCATGGAGGTTCTTCAGCTGGTTAGGATTGATCTGCCTCATGGGCTGCAGTCAGTTTCTTGATGCAGCTTGCAGTCGGAGATGGAATTAAAAACATAGATGTGAAGTCGGACACTTTCTGCTTCCCCTAGAGATGTCTGCACGatgtttgcatgctttgtcaAATACAGATGTTTAAGATGTTTTCATGAAACACTTCATGTAGGCTACTGCAGCACCTGTACAAGAATAAAGTTGGCGCGGCGACGCATgtagttcaaaaaataaaaataaatatgatgctgCAGTTCCATAACAGCTGCGGAGtgcaaaaataattgcaaaaaaggAATTTACatgccctgcacatgacatgaaGACAATAGCATATagtggccacaaattaagaagGGCAGCGGCTTTTtacactaatgctgccttcactaTAGGAATTATTGTAAATACGAGTTTCCTTATCGGAAATTAGATGTGAATGCCTCTGAAGTCGTATTTACTACTGGGAAATGTTTTTGATACCAGAGTTTCTGAGTTGGGCGGGTCataaactttaaaggggtcatatgatgctttttttaaaggtcattattttgtgtatttggtgtaacagaatatgctgacatgctttaatgttcaaaaa is part of the Cyprinus carpio isolate SPL01 chromosome A8, ASM1834038v1, whole genome shotgun sequence genome and encodes:
- the LOC122145885 gene encoding fibroin heavy chain-like isoform X1, which encodes MTARVYCLLIASFCLFGYLSITDAGRTTAKPGKCPPRSSGNGSCTSSCKNDSNCPNNEKCCSNGCGLYCTAPYTVKPGQCPNSKNISLIAESCVHDGQCPATKKCCPTTNGRACSEPRGQGSGQGQGSGFGQGSGQGSGFGQGQGSGQGSGFGQGSGQGSGFGQGQGSGQGSGFGQGSGFGHGQGSGYGQGSGFGQGQGSGQGSGFGQGQGSGFGQGQGSGFGQGQGSGFGQGQGSGFGQGQGSGFGQGQGSGYGQGSGLGQGSGYGQGSGFGQGQGSGQGSGFGQGQGSGQGSGFGQGSGQGSGFGQGQGSGQGSGFGQGSGQGSGFGQGSGFGHGQGSGYGQGSGLGQGSGYGQGSGFGQGQGSGQGSGYGQGSGFGQGSGFGQGQGSGFGQGQGSGFGQGQGSGFGQGQGSGFGQGQGSGFGQGQGSGFGQGQGSGFGQGSGFGQGSGYGQGSGQGSGYGQGSGYGEGQGSGQGSGQGQGSGQGKAQ
- the LOC122145885 gene encoding fibroin heavy chain-like isoform X4, giving the protein MTARVYCLLIASFCLFGYLSITDAGRTTAKPGKCPPRSSGNGSCTSSCKNDSNCPNNEKCCSNGCGLYCTAPYTVKPGQCPNSKNISLIAESCVHDGQCPATKKCCPTTNGRACSEPRGQGSGQGQGSGFGQGSGQGSGFGQGQGSGQGSGFGQGSGFGHGQGSGYGQGSGFGQGQGSGQGSGFGQGQGSGFGQGQGSGFGQGQGSGFGQGQGSGFGQGQGSGFGQGQGSGYGQGSGLGQGSGYGQGSGFGQGQGSGQGSGFGQGQGSGQGSGFGQGSGQGSGFGQGQGSGQGSGFGQGSGQGSGFGQGSGFGHGQGSGYGQGSGLGQGSGYGQGSGFGQGQGSGQGSGYGQGSGFGQGSGFGQGQGSGFGQGQGSGFGQGQGSGFGQGQGSGFGQGQGSGFGQGQGSGFGQGQGSGFGQGSGFGQGSGYGQGSGQGSGYGQGSGYGEGQGSGQGSGQGQGSGQGKAQ
- the LOC122145885 gene encoding fibroin heavy chain-like isoform X2 — encoded protein: MTARVYCLLIASFCLFGYLSITDAGRTTAKPGKCPPRSSGNGSCTSSCKNDSNCPNNEKCCSNGCGLYCTAPYTVKPGQCPNSKNISLIAESCVHDGQCPATKKCCPTTNGRACSEPRGQGSGQGQGSGFGQGSGQGSGFGQGQGSGQGSGFGQGSGQGSGFGQGQGSGQGSGFGQGSGFGHGQGSGYGQGSGFGQGQGSGFGQGQGSGFGQGQGSGFGQGQGSGFGQGQGSGFGQGQGSGYGQGSGLGQGSGYGQGSGFGQGQGSGQGSGFGQGQGSGQGSGFGQGSGQGSGFGQGQGSGQGSGFGQGSGQGSGFGQGSGFGHGQGSGYGQGSGLGQGSGYGQGSGFGQGQGSGQGSGYGQGSGFGQGSGFGQGQGSGFGQGQGSGFGQGQGSGFGQGQGSGFGQGQGSGFGQGQGSGFGQGQGSGFGQGSGFGQGSGYGQGSGQGSGYGQGSGYGEGQGSGQGSGQGQGSGQGKAQ
- the LOC122145885 gene encoding hornerin-like isoform X5, translated to MTARVYCLLIASFCLFGYLSITDAGRTTAKPGKCPPRSSGNGSCTSSCKNDSNCPNNEKCCSNGCGLYCTAPYTVKPGQCPNSKNISLIAESCVHDGQCPATKKCCPTTNGRACSEPRGQGSGQGQGSGFGQGSGQGSGFGQGQGSGQGSGFGQGSGQGSGFGQGQGSGQGSGFGQGQGSGQGSGFGQGQGSGQGSGFGQGSGQGSGFGQGQGSGQGSGFGQGSGQGSGFGQGSGFGHGQGSGYGQGSGLGQGSGYGQGSGFGQGQGSGQGSGYGQGSGFGQGSGFGQGQGSGFGQGQGSGFGQGQGSGFGQGQGSGFGQGQGSGFGQGQGSGFGQGQGSGFGQGSGFGQGSGYGQGSGQGSGYGQGSGYGEGQGSGQGSGQGQGSGQGKAQ
- the LOC122145885 gene encoding cell wall protein IFF6-like isoform X6, producing the protein MTARVYCLLIASFCLFGYLSITDAGRTTAKPGKCPPRSSGNGSCTSSCKNDSNCPNNEKCCSNGCGLYCTAPYTVKPGQCPNSKNISLIAESCVHDGQCPATKKCCPTTNGRACSEPRGQGSGQGQGSGFGQGSGQGSGFGQGQGSGQGSGFGQGSGQGSGFGQGQGSGQGSGFGQGSGQGSGFGQGQGSGQGSGFGQGSGQGSGFGQGQGSGQGSGFGQGSGQGSGFGQGSGFGHGQGSGYGQGSGLGQGSGYGQGSGFGQGQGSGQGSGYGQGSGFGQGSGFGQGQGSGFGQGQGSGFGQGQGSGFGQGQGSGFGQGQGSGFGQGQGSGFGQGQGSGFGQGSGFGQGSGYGQGSGQGSGYGQGSGYGEGQGSGQGSGQGQGSGQGKAQ